From one Streptomyces sp. SCSIO 30461 genomic stretch:
- a CDS encoding peptidoglycan bridge formation glycyltransferase FemA/FemB family protein, translating into MSALLVPPGRGQDVRNRAVRLAPVTAQAYRAFLTAPAGAALGAGFLQCPSWADVKEGWRAQLLGWGPDPEAGDLTGVALVLLRQLPGTRKYFAYLPEGPVADWADPDIDGWLTPLLEHLRASGAFAVRIGPSPAYRRWDAAVLKSAAGPGRRLSDVLASEVDPLGTAVAERLRARGWRRCGGAGGGDDGDAQPRHVFQVPLAGRDSDGLWSGLNQEWRRNVRRARKEGVEVVQGSAAELPEFYRLLRITEERDGFRLGRSLAYYERQYAVLNAEQPGRMKLYLARHGGEILAAHTMITVGRRVWYQTGASADHRREVRPSNALQWRMLLDAQALGADVYDMRGVPSTLDPDERAYGLMRWKLGTGGRVVETLGEWERPLGGTANHALHRAFQAYLARR; encoded by the coding sequence GTGTCAGCGCTGCTTGTGCCGCCCGGCCGTGGTCAGGATGTCCGGAACCGTGCCGTCCGCCTGGCGCCCGTCACCGCCCAGGCCTACCGCGCCTTCCTCACGGCTCCCGCCGGTGCCGCCCTCGGCGCGGGCTTCCTCCAGTGCCCGTCCTGGGCGGACGTCAAGGAGGGCTGGCGCGCGCAGCTGCTCGGCTGGGGACCGGACCCGGAGGCGGGCGATCTGACCGGCGTGGCGCTGGTCCTGCTGCGACAACTCCCCGGCACCCGAAAGTACTTCGCCTACCTGCCCGAAGGGCCCGTCGCCGACTGGGCCGACCCGGACATCGACGGCTGGCTCACCCCTCTGCTGGAGCATCTGCGTGCTTCCGGCGCCTTCGCGGTGCGGATCGGCCCTTCGCCCGCGTACCGCCGCTGGGACGCGGCGGTGCTGAAGTCGGCCGCCGGTCCCGGTAGGCGCCTGTCCGATGTGCTCGCGAGCGAGGTCGACCCCCTGGGTACGGCGGTCGCCGAACGGCTGCGTGCACGGGGCTGGCGCCGCTGCGGCGGTGCCGGCGGTGGGGACGACGGTGACGCCCAGCCGCGCCATGTCTTCCAGGTGCCGCTCGCCGGACGAGACAGCGACGGTCTGTGGTCGGGCCTCAATCAGGAGTGGCGGCGCAACGTCCGCCGCGCCCGGAAGGAAGGCGTCGAGGTGGTTCAGGGCAGCGCCGCCGAACTCCCGGAGTTCTACCGCCTGCTGCGGATCACCGAAGAGCGCGACGGTTTCCGGCTCGGCCGGTCGCTCGCGTACTACGAGCGCCAGTACGCGGTACTCAACGCCGAGCAGCCCGGGCGGATGAAGCTGTATCTGGCCCGCCACGGCGGGGAGATACTCGCCGCCCATACGATGATCACGGTGGGCCGCCGGGTCTGGTACCAGACCGGTGCCTCCGCCGACCACCGCCGCGAGGTCCGGCCCTCCAACGCCCTGCAGTGGCGGATGCTCCTCGACGCCCAGGCGCTCGGCGCCGATGTGTACGACATGCGCGGGGTACCCTCCACACTCGACCCTGACGAACGTGCGTACGGGCTGATGCGGTGGAAGCTCGGCACGGGCGGACGGGTCGTCGAGACGCTGGGGGAATGGGAGAGACCGTTGGGCGGAACCGCCAACCACGCGCTGCACCGCGCCTTCCAGGCGTATCTGGCTCGGCGATGA
- a CDS encoding Ig-like domain-containing protein: MHRDRIRVRAAAAAILLAPLAACSSGTSPASGDAKAADDRPVTLSVTPKGRQAAAGEPVKVTATGGTLTSVTVTDAKGRRLSGKLGSGGTAWTSDRKAAPGTAYQVTAATRTKGGTAGTAKASFATADADKVNKVDWRPGAGASVGIAQPISLVFDRPVKNRAEVEKQLKITTSSKTEGAWGWMRDWSGKDRVDWRPRTYWKPGTKVTLNAELNGTDSGSDGGWFIRDYTTAFTIGAAQTVKVDLDNHQLALQRDGETVRRIPVSGGTPGGDKRSWRGTAVLMAKEGTINMNSETVGLGNAYDKMVDYSMRLTWSGMYAHAAPWNSAYFGNANRSSGCIGMSDSDAAWLYGQVRPGDPFEIKGGETKGTVAPENGFGEWNLSWEEWRSKSALR, from the coding sequence TTGCACCGTGACCGCATACGAGTTCGGGCTGCTGCCGCGGCCATCCTGCTGGCGCCGCTCGCCGCCTGCTCGTCCGGCACCAGCCCCGCGTCGGGTGACGCCAAAGCAGCCGACGACCGTCCTGTCACGCTCTCCGTCACACCGAAGGGGAGGCAGGCCGCCGCAGGCGAGCCCGTCAAGGTCACCGCCACGGGCGGCACCCTCACCTCCGTGACCGTCACCGACGCCAAGGGCCGCAGACTCAGCGGCAAGCTGGGCTCCGGCGGCACGGCATGGACCTCGGACCGCAAGGCCGCCCCGGGCACGGCCTACCAGGTCACGGCGGCGACCAGGACCAAGGGGGGCACGGCGGGCACGGCCAAGGCCTCCTTCGCCACAGCGGACGCCGACAAGGTCAACAAGGTCGACTGGCGGCCAGGCGCGGGCGCCTCCGTCGGTATCGCCCAGCCGATCTCACTGGTCTTCGACCGCCCCGTCAAGAACCGGGCCGAGGTCGAGAAGCAGCTCAAGATCACCACGTCGAGCAAGACCGAGGGGGCCTGGGGCTGGATGCGCGACTGGTCCGGCAAGGACAGGGTGGACTGGCGGCCCAGGACGTACTGGAAGCCCGGCACCAAGGTCACCCTCAACGCCGAGCTGAACGGCACCGATTCCGGGAGCGACGGCGGCTGGTTCATACGCGACTACACCACCGCGTTCACCATCGGCGCCGCGCAGACCGTCAAGGTCGACCTCGACAACCACCAGCTCGCGCTGCAGCGTGACGGAGAGACGGTCCGCCGGATCCCCGTGTCCGGCGGCACCCCGGGCGGTGACAAGCGCTCCTGGCGCGGCACCGCCGTGCTGATGGCCAAGGAGGGCACGATCAACATGAACTCCGAGACCGTGGGCCTCGGCAACGCCTACGACAAGATGGTCGACTACTCGATGCGGCTGACCTGGTCGGGGATGTACGCGCACGCGGCGCCGTGGAACTCCGCCTACTTCGGCAACGCCAACCGCAGCTCGGGCTGCATCGGCATGAGCGACTCGGACGCGGCCTGGCTCTACGGGCAGGTGCGGCCGGGCGACCCGTTCGAGATCAAGGGCGGGGAGACCAAGGGGACGGTCGCGCCGGAGAACGGCTTCGGCGAATGGAACCTGTCGTGGGAGGAGTGGCGGAGCAAGAGCGCACTGCGCTGA
- a CDS encoding pirin family protein gives MISVRRAAGRYRGGDEATGIESLHAFSFGRFYDPDNLRFGAIIACNEERLAPGAGFDEHPHSHTEIVTWVVEGELTHRDDTGRATVVRPGDVQRLSSAGGVRHVERNDTGAPLTFVQMWLSPLEPGGEPSYEVVRGIADATPYALPQSGAVLHVRRLGTDERAAVPDAPLVYVHVVRGVVRLAWDELGPGDAARITEGLGLELVAAAPAEVLVWELDR, from the coding sequence GTGATTTCCGTACGGCGCGCCGCGGGGCGCTACCGGGGTGGCGACGAGGCCACCGGCATCGAATCGCTGCACGCCTTCTCGTTCGGACGTTTCTACGATCCCGACAATCTGCGCTTCGGGGCGATCATCGCCTGCAACGAGGAGCGACTGGCGCCCGGCGCCGGGTTCGACGAGCATCCGCACAGCCACACCGAGATCGTGACCTGGGTGGTGGAGGGCGAGCTGACCCACCGTGACGACACCGGCCGTGCCACCGTCGTGCGCCCCGGCGATGTGCAGCGGCTGAGTTCGGCGGGCGGAGTGCGGCACGTCGAACGCAATGACACCGGCGCACCGCTGACCTTCGTACAGATGTGGCTCTCGCCCCTGGAGCCCGGCGGGGAGCCGTCCTACGAGGTCGTGCGGGGCATCGCCGACGCCACCCCCTACGCCCTCCCCCAGTCCGGGGCGGTGCTGCACGTACGCCGACTCGGCACGGACGAGCGCGCCGCCGTCCCTGACGCGCCGCTGGTGTACGTGCATGTCGTGCGTGGTGTGGTGCGGCTGGCGTGGGACGAGCTCGGGCCCGGAGACGCGGCGCGGATCACCGAGGGGTTGGGTCTTGAGTTGGTCGCTGCCGCCCCGGCCGAGGTGCTCGTGTGGGAGCTCGACCGGTGA
- a CDS encoding helix-turn-helix domain-containing protein, whose translation MPHPEPVEPVEPALPAAAAHPHSATLKRLEQSSGRLAANAIARMDEMLPWYRAMPPENRSWIGLVAQAGIAAFTEWFRHPETPQAISTDVFGTAPRELTRAITLRQTVEMVRTTIEVMEVAIEDVAAPGDESILREALLVYAREIAFATAQVYAQAAEARGAWDARLESLVVNAVLSGEADEGAVSRAAALGWNSPEHVCVVLGTAPDGDSELTVEAIRRAARHAKLQVLTGVLGDRLVVIAGGSDSPLHVAKALIGPYAAGPVVAGPVVPDLLAATRSAQAAAAGLKACAAWQDAPRPVLADDLLPERAIAGDPSAREQLVEEIYRPLEEAGSALLETLSVYLEQASSLEGAARMLFVHPNTVRYRLRRVTDVTGWSPSDVRSAFTLRIALILGRLVDGDLQS comes from the coding sequence GTGCCCCATCCCGAACCCGTCGAACCCGTCGAGCCGGCTCTGCCCGCTGCCGCCGCCCATCCGCACTCCGCGACCCTGAAGCGACTGGAGCAGTCATCGGGGCGGCTCGCGGCGAACGCCATCGCCCGCATGGACGAGATGCTGCCGTGGTACCGGGCCATGCCCCCGGAGAACCGGTCGTGGATCGGACTGGTGGCCCAGGCGGGTATCGCGGCGTTCACCGAGTGGTTCCGGCACCCCGAGACACCCCAGGCGATCTCGACCGACGTCTTCGGCACGGCCCCGCGTGAACTGACCCGCGCGATCACGCTGCGACAGACGGTGGAGATGGTGCGCACCACCATCGAGGTCATGGAGGTGGCGATCGAGGACGTCGCCGCACCGGGGGACGAGTCGATCCTCCGCGAGGCCCTGCTGGTCTACGCACGGGAGATCGCCTTCGCGACCGCCCAGGTCTACGCGCAGGCCGCGGAGGCGCGCGGTGCCTGGGACGCCCGGCTCGAATCGCTTGTGGTCAACGCGGTGCTGTCCGGCGAGGCCGACGAGGGCGCCGTCAGCAGGGCAGCGGCGCTCGGCTGGAACTCACCGGAGCATGTGTGCGTGGTGCTGGGCACCGCGCCCGACGGGGACAGCGAGCTCACCGTGGAGGCCATCCGCCGCGCGGCCCGACACGCCAAGCTCCAGGTGCTGACCGGAGTGCTCGGCGACCGCCTCGTGGTGATCGCCGGCGGCAGCGACAGTCCGCTGCACGTCGCCAAGGCGCTGATCGGCCCGTACGCCGCAGGCCCTGTGGTGGCCGGTCCGGTCGTACCGGACCTGCTGGCGGCGACACGCTCCGCACAGGCCGCCGCAGCGGGCCTCAAGGCGTGTGCGGCGTGGCAGGATGCCCCGCGTCCGGTTCTGGCGGACGATCTGCTGCCGGAACGCGCCATCGCGGGCGACCCTTCAGCGCGCGAGCAGCTGGTGGAGGAGATCTACAGACCACTGGAAGAAGCAGGCTCGGCACTGCTGGAAACGCTCAGTGTCTACCTGGAGCAGGCCAGCAGCCTCGAAGGCGCCGCACGGATGCTCTTCGTGCACCCGAACACCGTCCGCTACCGGCTCCGACGTGTGACCGACGTCACCGGCTGGTCACCCTCCGATGTCCGCTCCGCGTTCACTCTCCGGATCGCACTCATCCTCGGGCGTCTGGTAGACGGCGATCTCCAGTCCTAG
- a CDS encoding ACP S-malonyltransferase, whose protein sequence is MLVLVAPGQGAQTPGFLTPWLELPGAADRIAVWSDAIGLDLAHYGTKADADQIRDTAVAQPLLVAAGLLSASALRDSLRDALGDFAPGAVAGHSVGEITAAAFAGVLDEAAALRLVRTRGLAMAEAAAVTETGMSALLGGDPELSIGHLRKLGLTPANVNGAGQIVAAGTKEQLAALDADKPEGVRKVVALKVAGAFHTHHMAPAVAKLEEAAKALAPIDPKIPYVSNKDGAVVTAGEEVVARLVGQVANPVRWDLCMETFKELGATAIIEVCPGGTLVGLAKRALPGVRTLALKTPDDLEAARTLIAEAAGAAAEASDAAEAAGSPSA, encoded by the coding sequence GTGCTCGTACTCGTCGCTCCCGGCCAAGGCGCTCAGACGCCCGGCTTTCTGACCCCCTGGCTCGAACTCCCCGGCGCCGCCGACCGTATCGCGGTCTGGTCGGACGCCATCGGACTCGACCTCGCCCACTACGGCACGAAGGCCGACGCGGACCAGATCCGCGACACGGCCGTGGCTCAACCACTGCTCGTCGCAGCGGGTCTGCTGTCCGCCTCCGCGCTGCGTGACTCGCTCCGCGACGCTCTCGGCGACTTCGCGCCCGGCGCCGTAGCCGGTCACAGCGTCGGCGAGATCACCGCTGCCGCGTTCGCCGGCGTCCTCGACGAGGCGGCCGCGCTGCGCTTGGTGCGGACCCGGGGCCTGGCGATGGCCGAAGCCGCCGCCGTCACCGAGACCGGTATGTCCGCGCTGCTCGGCGGGGACCCCGAGCTGAGCATCGGGCATCTGCGGAAGCTCGGGCTGACTCCGGCGAATGTGAACGGCGCGGGCCAGATCGTGGCCGCCGGAACCAAGGAACAACTCGCCGCGCTGGACGCGGACAAGCCCGAGGGCGTCCGCAAGGTCGTGGCGCTGAAGGTGGCCGGCGCGTTCCACACGCACCACATGGCACCCGCGGTCGCCAAGCTGGAAGAGGCCGCCAAGGCGCTGGCCCCCATAGACCCGAAGATCCCGTACGTCTCGAACAAGGACGGCGCCGTCGTCACCGCCGGCGAGGAGGTCGTGGCCCGGCTCGTGGGCCAGGTCGCCAACCCGGTCCGCTGGGACCTGTGCATGGAGACGTTCAAGGAGCTCGGCGCGACCGCGATCATCGAGGTGTGCCCGGGCGGCACCCTCGTCGGCCTGGCCAAGCGCGCCCTGCCGGGTGTGAGGACACTCGCGCTGAAGACCCCCGACGACCTCGAAGCGGCCCGCACACTCATCGCCGAGGCAGCGGGTGCCGCTGCCGAAGCCTCGGACGCCGCGGAAGCGGCGGGCTCGCCCAGCGCCTGA
- a CDS encoding ketoacyl-ACP synthase III, giving the protein MSKIRPSQGAPYARIMGVGGYRPVRVVPNEVILETIDSSDEWIRSRSGIATRHWANEEETVAAMSIEASGKAIADAGLTPEQIGAVVVSTVSHFHQTPAIATEIADKLGTKKAAAFDISAGCAGFGYGLTLAKGMVVEGSAEYVLVIGVERLSDLTDLEDRATAFLFGDGAGAVVVGPAEEPRIGPTVWGSEGDKAGTIKQTVSWEEYRDGTVDRFPAITQEGQAVFRWAVFEMAKVAQQALDAAGISVDDLDVFIPHQANMRIIDSMVKTLKLPEHVTVARDVETTGNTSAASIPLAMERLLATGEAKSGDTALVIGFGAGLVYAATVVTLP; this is encoded by the coding sequence ATGTCGAAGATCAGGCCCAGCCAGGGCGCCCCGTACGCACGGATCATGGGTGTCGGCGGTTACCGCCCCGTCCGCGTCGTGCCCAACGAGGTGATCCTGGAGACGATCGACTCGTCCGACGAGTGGATCCGTTCCCGCTCGGGTATCGCGACCCGGCACTGGGCGAACGAGGAGGAGACCGTCGCCGCGATGTCGATCGAGGCATCGGGCAAGGCGATCGCCGATGCCGGGCTGACCCCGGAGCAGATCGGCGCCGTCGTCGTCTCCACCGTCTCGCACTTCCACCAGACGCCTGCCATCGCCACCGAGATCGCCGACAAGCTCGGCACGAAGAAGGCCGCGGCCTTCGACATCTCGGCCGGCTGCGCCGGTTTCGGCTACGGACTGACCCTCGCCAAGGGCATGGTCGTGGAAGGTTCAGCCGAGTACGTGCTGGTGATCGGAGTCGAGCGGCTCAGTGATCTGACCGATCTGGAGGACCGTGCCACGGCCTTCCTGTTCGGCGACGGCGCGGGCGCGGTCGTGGTCGGTCCGGCCGAGGAACCGCGGATCGGCCCCACGGTGTGGGGCTCCGAGGGTGACAAGGCCGGCACGATCAAGCAGACCGTGTCGTGGGAGGAGTACCGGGACGGCACCGTCGACCGGTTCCCTGCCATCACCCAGGAAGGTCAGGCGGTCTTCCGCTGGGCCGTGTTCGAGATGGCCAAGGTCGCCCAGCAGGCGCTGGACGCGGCCGGGATCAGCGTGGACGACCTGGACGTCTTCATCCCGCACCAGGCCAATATGCGGATCATCGACTCGATGGTGAAGACCCTGAAACTGCCGGAGCACGTCACGGTCGCCCGTGATGTGGAGACCACCGGCAACACATCGGCCGCCTCGATTCCGCTCGCGATGGAGCGGCTTCTGGCGACCGGCGAGGCGAAGAGCGGCGACACCGCGCTCGTCATCGGCTTCGGGGCGGGTCTCGTATACGCCGCGACGGTCGTTACCCTCCCCTAG
- a CDS encoding acyl carrier protein, whose amino-acid sequence MAATQEEIVAGLAEIVNEIAGIPTEDVQLDKSFTDDLDVDSLSMVEVVVAAEERFDVKIPDEDVKNLKTVGDAADYILKHQA is encoded by the coding sequence ATGGCCGCCACGCAGGAAGAGATCGTCGCCGGTCTCGCGGAGATCGTCAACGAGATCGCGGGTATCCCGACGGAGGACGTCCAGCTGGACAAGTCCTTCACCGACGACCTGGACGTCGACTCACTGTCCATGGTCGAGGTCGTCGTCGCCGCCGAAGAGCGCTTCGACGTCAAGATCCCGGACGAGGACGTCAAGAACCTCAAGACGGTCGGCGACGCCGCCGACTACATCCTGAAGCACCAGGCCTGA
- the fabF gene encoding beta-ketoacyl-ACP synthase II — MNSTNRTVVVTGIGATTPLGGDTASTWEGLIAGRSGVRPLDDERFADLPVRIAAPVAVDPADVLPRPVARKLDRSAQFALIAAREAWADAGYAGPAGAESAEGAAQVAPERLGAVIASGIGGVTTLLDQYDVLKEKGVRRVSPHTVPMLMPNSPSANVGLEVNAQAGVHTPVSACASGAEAIGYAVEMIRSGRADVVIAGGTEAAIHPLPVAAFANMMAMSKNNDEPEKASRPYDKDRDGFVLGEGSGVVILESAEHAAARGARVYCEVLGQGLSADSHHIAQPEPTGRGIAAALQNLLDSSDLKPGEVVHLNAHATSTPQGDVAEIKALRKVLGDDLDHVAVSATKSMTGHLLGGAGGIETVATVLALHHRLAPPTINVDELDPDVDADIVRGEPRALPSGTIAAINNSFGFGGHNVVLAFRTV, encoded by the coding sequence GTGAACTCGACCAATCGCACCGTGGTCGTCACCGGTATCGGCGCAACCACACCGCTGGGTGGCGACACCGCATCGACCTGGGAAGGTCTGATCGCGGGACGCTCCGGCGTCCGTCCACTGGACGACGAGCGCTTCGCCGACCTGCCCGTCCGGATCGCCGCCCCGGTGGCGGTCGACCCGGCTGATGTGCTTCCGCGTCCGGTCGCCCGGAAGCTGGACCGTTCCGCCCAGTTCGCGCTGATCGCCGCCCGCGAGGCGTGGGCCGACGCGGGTTACGCCGGCCCGGCCGGAGCGGAATCCGCCGAGGGCGCGGCGCAGGTCGCGCCCGAGCGGCTCGGCGCGGTCATCGCGTCCGGTATCGGCGGTGTCACCACGCTGCTCGACCAGTACGACGTGCTGAAGGAGAAGGGCGTACGCCGCGTCTCCCCGCACACCGTGCCGATGCTGATGCCCAACAGCCCATCGGCGAACGTGGGGCTGGAGGTGAACGCCCAGGCCGGCGTGCACACCCCGGTCTCCGCGTGCGCGTCGGGCGCCGAAGCGATCGGCTACGCCGTCGAGATGATCCGCAGCGGCCGTGCCGACGTGGTCATCGCCGGCGGCACGGAGGCGGCGATCCACCCGCTGCCGGTCGCCGCGTTCGCCAACATGATGGCGATGTCCAAGAACAACGACGAGCCCGAGAAGGCTTCGCGCCCCTACGACAAGGACCGTGACGGCTTCGTCCTCGGCGAGGGCTCCGGTGTGGTCATCCTGGAGTCGGCGGAGCACGCCGCGGCTCGGGGCGCCCGCGTGTACTGCGAGGTGCTCGGCCAGGGCCTGTCGGCTGACAGCCACCACATCGCCCAGCCGGAGCCGACCGGCCGCGGTATCGCCGCCGCGTTGCAGAACCTGCTGGACTCGTCGGACCTCAAGCCGGGCGAGGTCGTCCACCTCAACGCCCATGCGACGTCCACTCCTCAGGGTGATGTCGCGGAGATCAAGGCGCTGCGCAAGGTGCTCGGCGACGACCTCGACCATGTCGCGGTGTCCGCGACCAAGTCGATGACCGGGCACCTGCTCGGCGGCGCGGGCGGTATCGAGACCGTGGCGACGGTCCTCGCCCTGCACCACCGGCTCGCCCCGCCGACGATCAACGTCGACGAGCTCGACCCGGACGTGGATGCGGACATCGTGCGCGGTGAGCCGCGGGCGCTGCCCAGCGGCACGATCGCGGCGATCAACAACTCGTTCGGTTTCGGCGGCCACAACGTGGTGCTGGCGTTCCGTACGGTCTGA
- a CDS encoding DUF3145 domain-containing protein: MTTRGVLYVHSAPRALCPHVEWAVAGVLGVRVQLDWVRQPASPGTWRAEFSWQGEAGTAAKLASALRGWQLLRFEVTAEPTPAAEGERYSATPDLGIFHAVTGIHGDILIPEDRLRAALVRSAQGETQLEAEISKLLGKPWDDELEPFRYAGEGAPVRWLHQVV; the protein is encoded by the coding sequence GTGACGACACGCGGCGTTCTGTACGTTCACTCCGCACCCCGCGCGCTGTGCCCGCACGTCGAATGGGCGGTGGCGGGCGTACTGGGTGTGCGAGTCCAACTCGACTGGGTTCGGCAGCCGGCGTCGCCGGGCACCTGGAGAGCGGAGTTCTCCTGGCAGGGCGAGGCGGGCACGGCGGCCAAGCTGGCGTCGGCGCTGCGCGGCTGGCAGCTGCTGCGCTTCGAGGTCACCGCCGAGCCGACTCCCGCCGCCGAGGGCGAGCGCTACAGCGCCACCCCCGACCTGGGAATCTTCCATGCCGTCACCGGAATTCACGGCGACATCCTGATCCCCGAGGACCGGCTGCGCGCTGCCCTGGTCCGTTCGGCTCAGGGTGAGACGCAGCTGGAGGCCGAGATCTCCAAGCTGCTGGGCAAGCCCTGGGACGACGAGCTGGAGCCGTTCCGGTACGCGGGTGAGGGAGCCCCGGTCCGGTGGCTGCACCAGGTGGTCTGA
- a CDS encoding SGNH/GDSL hydrolase family protein, producing MHENQQNGRWRLRPFAAVAALTAAVLVGQFAVTGCDEPPAAQSGVPPKAPRPSPSPTPDWDRSPGSIAAVGDSITRGFDVCALLADCPEVSWATGSDTGVRSLAQRLLGTAAAERSWNHARSGARMADVPAQMTAAAAHRPELVTVMAGANDACRDSPELMTPVKEFTASFEAAMRELRRAAPEAQVYVSSVPDLKRLWSAGRVSPFAREVWKLGICASMLADAEDLGEAAGQRRTRVYERVVAYNEALKDVCAKDRRCRYDGGDVFDYRFTGEQLSPWDWFHPGRDGQRRLAEIAHRNVTAAEPPT from the coding sequence ATGCACGAGAACCAGCAGAATGGACGATGGAGACTTCGCCCGTTTGCCGCTGTCGCCGCGTTGACGGCGGCGGTGCTCGTCGGACAGTTTGCGGTCACAGGCTGTGACGAACCGCCCGCCGCGCAGAGCGGAGTCCCGCCGAAGGCACCCCGGCCGTCCCCCTCGCCCACGCCCGACTGGGACCGAAGCCCCGGCTCGATCGCGGCCGTCGGCGACTCGATCACCCGCGGTTTCGACGTCTGCGCCCTGCTCGCGGACTGCCCCGAGGTGTCCTGGGCGACCGGCAGCGACACGGGAGTACGCAGCCTGGCGCAGCGCCTGCTGGGTACCGCGGCGGCCGAACGCAGCTGGAACCACGCCCGGAGCGGGGCGAGGATGGCGGACGTCCCGGCACAGATGACCGCGGCGGCGGCACACCGCCCCGAACTGGTCACGGTGATGGCGGGGGCGAATGACGCATGCCGGGACTCACCCGAACTGATGACCCCGGTCAAGGAGTTCACAGCGTCGTTCGAAGCGGCGATGCGCGAACTGCGCCGTGCCGCGCCCGAGGCGCAGGTGTATGTGTCGAGCGTCCCCGACCTGAAGCGCCTGTGGTCGGCCGGCCGGGTCAGCCCGTTCGCCCGGGAGGTGTGGAAACTGGGCATCTGCGCTTCGATGCTCGCCGACGCAGAGGACCTGGGCGAGGCGGCAGGGCAGCGCAGGACGCGGGTGTACGAGCGGGTGGTCGCGTACAACGAGGCGCTCAAGGACGTGTGTGCGAAGGACCGGCGATGCCGGTACGACGGCGGGGACGTCTTCGACTACCGGTTCACGGGCGAGCAGTTGAGCCCCTGGGACTGGTTCCACCCCGGCAGGGACGGCCAACGGCGTCTCGCGGAGATCGCCCACCGGAACGTGACGGCGGCCGAGCCGCCCACGTAG
- a CDS encoding EI24 domain-containing protein — MRDFGAGFGYMVKGQRWVGRHGRWFGFGLLPGLITMVLYLAGLIGLWYGADDLVAWSTPFADDWSSPWLGVFRGFLTALLFVLGLFLSVITFTAVTLLVGQPFYESLSKEVDRTEGGEAPESGLSLWRELWISARDSLKVVLRAAFYGVLLFALGFVPVVGQTVVPVLGFCVSGFFLAEELTAVALQRRGVELKERLALLRGRRMLTLGFGVPLALAFVVPFVAVFLMPGAVAGATLLVRDLTAAPDEAQSRPEPDSRLEPQLAPYGPYGLSKDQPRGGI; from the coding sequence ATGCGTGATTTCGGGGCGGGCTTCGGCTACATGGTCAAGGGTCAGCGGTGGGTCGGCAGGCACGGCCGCTGGTTCGGTTTCGGGCTGTTGCCGGGACTGATCACCATGGTCCTGTACCTGGCCGGGCTCATCGGGCTCTGGTACGGAGCCGACGACCTGGTGGCCTGGTCGACGCCGTTCGCGGACGACTGGTCATCGCCGTGGCTCGGTGTGTTCCGCGGTTTCCTCACCGCACTGCTCTTCGTCCTCGGCCTCTTCCTGTCCGTGATCACCTTCACGGCCGTGACCCTGCTGGTCGGTCAGCCGTTCTACGAATCGCTCTCCAAGGAGGTCGACCGCACCGAGGGTGGCGAGGCCCCCGAGTCGGGGCTCAGCCTGTGGCGTGAGCTGTGGATCTCCGCCCGGGACAGCCTGAAGGTGGTGCTGCGGGCCGCGTTCTACGGTGTGCTGCTCTTCGCACTCGGCTTCGTCCCGGTCGTCGGGCAGACCGTCGTCCCCGTACTCGGCTTCTGCGTCTCCGGGTTCTTCCTCGCCGAGGAGCTCACGGCCGTGGCCCTCCAGCGCCGCGGTGTCGAACTCAAGGAGCGCTTGGCGCTGCTGCGCGGTCGCCGCATGCTCACCCTCGGCTTCGGGGTCCCGCTCGCCCTGGCCTTCGTGGTCCCGTTCGTCGCGGTGTTCCTGATGCCGGGCGCGGTCGCGGGCGCGACCCTGCTGGTGCGCGATCTGACCGCGGCCCCGGACGAGGCGCAGTCGCGGCCCGAGCCGGATTCCAGGCTCGAGCCGCAACTGGCGCCTTACGGTCCCTACGGCCTCAGCAAGGACCAGCCCCGGGGCGGTATCTGA